Proteins co-encoded in one Coriobacterium glomerans PW2 genomic window:
- a CDS encoding MFS transporter yields MDAERQTAPTGENEAGTDSSGGSLLSSAFIALLAAQLFSLGGATIVRFVMPLRLLNLTGSAALYGAVAAAAFVPYVLIAPVGGVLADRMRKQRLMASLDFCLAIVCLGYLVLTATFDATIVSFAALMLVYAGLALYQPAIQVCVASLADAEHVTQAVAVVTQVSMLTSILGPVLGGAVLGFFGIGPIMEISIAAFAISCALIVIFVRVPCQRHDEQTSVSAAGTAGEADAVSSGARGSRGLLAIFTADIRDAARFLRHRPVMWHAIVFGCLLNLVLAAGITIGSPHVVTEYLGLSNQFMGIAEAALGFGGLVGGALVAARPRLFRFARVPTFVLASGCSMIPFAVALAARLSPMVTFIILMPCLALIFGFCSCISIALMGYLQQSAPTDLVGKVMSLMFAAVNCATPLGQLIYGVAFDAFQPVTVILAMLGCTLVLYLVMCSSFRTAHLPA; encoded by the coding sequence ATGGACGCAGAACGGCAGACCGCTCCAACTGGTGAGAACGAGGCCGGAACAGATTCGAGTGGCGGGAGCCTGCTTTCGTCGGCCTTCATCGCCCTGCTCGCAGCTCAACTCTTCTCGCTCGGGGGCGCGACCATCGTGCGGTTCGTGATGCCGCTTCGCCTGCTCAACCTGACCGGCTCCGCAGCGCTGTACGGCGCGGTGGCAGCGGCGGCGTTCGTGCCGTACGTGCTGATCGCTCCGGTTGGCGGCGTGCTGGCAGACCGTATGCGCAAGCAGCGCCTCATGGCCTCGCTCGACTTCTGCCTCGCCATCGTGTGTCTGGGGTACCTGGTGCTCACAGCGACCTTCGATGCGACCATCGTCTCATTCGCGGCGCTCATGCTCGTCTATGCGGGCCTCGCGCTCTATCAGCCGGCCATTCAGGTATGCGTGGCGTCGCTGGCCGATGCCGAGCATGTGACGCAGGCGGTCGCCGTGGTGACGCAGGTAAGCATGCTGACCTCGATACTCGGCCCCGTCCTGGGTGGCGCGGTCCTCGGATTCTTCGGCATCGGCCCCATCATGGAGATCTCCATCGCAGCCTTCGCGATCTCCTGCGCGCTGATCGTGATCTTCGTCCGCGTGCCCTGTCAGCGACATGACGAGCAGACGAGCGTCTCCGCTGCGGGCACGGCAGGCGAAGCGGATGCCGTCTCGTCCGGCGCGCGCGGATCTCGCGGGCTTCTGGCGATCTTCACCGCCGACATCCGTGATGCCGCTCGCTTTTTGAGACATCGTCCCGTCATGTGGCACGCTATCGTCTTCGGATGCCTGCTGAATCTTGTTCTCGCCGCCGGCATCACCATCGGCTCACCCCATGTGGTGACCGAATACCTCGGCCTGTCCAACCAGTTCATGGGCATCGCCGAGGCGGCTCTGGGTTTCGGCGGACTTGTCGGCGGAGCGCTGGTCGCCGCCCGGCCCCGCCTGTTCAGGTTCGCCCGCGTGCCGACGTTCGTGCTCGCATCCGGCTGCAGCATGATACCGTTCGCCGTCGCCCTGGCCGCTCGTCTGAGTCCCATGGTGACCTTCATCATCCTGATGCCCTGTCTGGCGCTCATCTTTGGCTTCTGCTCCTGCATCTCGATCGCGCTCATGGGCTATCTTCAGCAAAGCGCTCCGACCGATCTGGTCGGCAAGGTGATGTCGCTCATGTTCGCGGCTGTGAACTGCGCGACGCCGCTGGGCCAGCTGATCTACGGCGTCGCGTTTGACGCTTTTCAGCCGGTAACGGTCATCCTGGCGATGCTGGGATGCACCCTCGTCTTGTATCTGGTCATGTGCTCGTCGTTCCGAACGGCTCATCTTCCCGCGTGA